In a genomic window of Pedobacter sp. KBS0701:
- a CDS encoding OmpP1/FadL family transporter, whose protein sequence is MKLLQIKMYKRINYIAAILVLVCGLSAQAQVTTSSPYSRYGLGNIKGSLLPQFRAMGGISTAVSKVTGFNNINMQNPASYAGISLTTIDIGMSASVTNLTRNNLSESSFNSTFSHLAFAAPVTRRSALSFGILPYSDLGYNYRNTVKVDTTTLNQLYEGEGGLSKAYLGYGYRFGDHLRIGGNLEYIFGNLQTSRATEFNSASSYNAKLQTKNSVAGLSYSYGIQYDFTLGKKTIVTLGYSGSTSGKVNSTLTSYATLYTRDQDGNESTAADTLNTVNNGKSNLTLPLTHNFGIAIQQNDKWLIGADFRMGKWSATSINNVNQGLQDSWGASLGGQWTPDAFSYNSYLKRIDYRIGVNYDKTYIKIGNQDIKQMGASLGFGFPLPTANGGTAFYKINFTTELGQRGTLNNNLVKEQYINFHLGFTLNDTWFRKYRVD, encoded by the coding sequence ATGAAGCTATTGCAGATTAAAATGTACAAAAGAATAAATTATATTGCAGCCATACTCGTTCTAGTTTGTGGTTTAAGTGCTCAGGCGCAGGTTACCACTTCATCACCATATTCAAGATATGGACTTGGAAATATAAAAGGATCTTTGTTGCCCCAGTTTAGGGCAATGGGCGGAATTTCTACTGCTGTAAGTAAAGTTACCGGTTTTAATAATATCAATATGCAGAATCCGGCATCTTATGCGGGTATTTCGTTAACCACAATTGATATTGGTATGAGTGCAAGTGTAACCAATTTAACACGCAACAACTTAAGCGAGTCAAGTTTCAATTCTACTTTTAGTCACCTGGCATTTGCAGCTCCGGTTACCAGAAGATCGGCATTGAGTTTTGGTATTTTACCATATTCCGATCTGGGTTATAATTACAGGAACACCGTGAAAGTTGATACCACAACCTTAAATCAGCTTTATGAAGGAGAAGGTGGTTTATCAAAAGCTTATTTGGGCTATGGTTACCGTTTTGGCGACCATTTAAGGATTGGTGGTAACCTGGAATATATTTTCGGAAATCTTCAAACCAGCCGCGCTACTGAATTTAACAGTGCAAGTTCTTACAATGCAAAACTTCAGACCAAAAATAGTGTTGCCGGCTTAAGCTATTCGTACGGTATTCAATACGATTTTACATTGGGTAAGAAAACGATTGTTACCTTGGGTTACTCCGGAAGCACTTCCGGAAAAGTAAACTCAACACTAACTTCTTACGCTACGCTGTATACAAGAGATCAGGATGGGAATGAAAGTACTGCGGCAGATACGTTAAATACGGTGAATAACGGAAAATCCAATCTTACTTTACCCTTAACACACAATTTCGGGATCGCTATCCAACAGAACGATAAGTGGTTAATTGGTGCCGATTTTAGAATGGGTAAATGGTCTGCAACAAGTATCAATAATGTAAACCAGGGTTTGCAAGATAGCTGGGGTGCTTCGTTGGGAGGTCAATGGACACCAGATGCATTTTCTTACAACAGTTACCTGAAACGTATAGATTACCGCATTGGTGTTAATTATGATAAAACTTATATCAAGATCGGTAATCAGGATATCAAACAAATGGGAGCATCATTAGGTTTTGGTTTCCCGCTACCTACTGCTAATGGCGGTACTGCATTTTATAAAATCAATTTTACAACAGAACTTGGACAAAGAGGAACATTAAATAATAACCTGGTTAAAGAGCAATATATTAACTTCCATTTAGGTTTTACCCTGAACGATACCTGGTTCCGTAAGTACCGTGTAGATTAA
- a CDS encoding DUF2480 family protein codes for MEIQENIINKVANSGLITLNLEDFYHKGERVVYDIVENLFHGLMLREKDFRAFIKDHDWAQYQDKNVAITCSADAIVPTWAYMLLANKLKPYANEVVFGDLNTLEAVLFTRALAKINPQDYANERVVVKGCGEIDVPVAAYVEVTNLLTPVVKSIMFGEPCSTVPVYKRKD; via the coding sequence ATGGAAATTCAGGAAAACATCATAAATAAGGTTGCCAATAGCGGTTTAATTACTTTAAACCTCGAAGATTTTTATCATAAAGGCGAAAGGGTAGTTTACGATATCGTAGAAAATTTGTTTCACGGCTTAATGCTGAGGGAAAAAGATTTCCGGGCATTTATAAAGGATCACGATTGGGCACAGTATCAGGATAAGAATGTGGCCATCACCTGTTCTGCAGATGCCATTGTACCTACCTGGGCATATATGTTGCTGGCCAATAAGCTAAAACCCTATGCTAATGAAGTCGTATTTGGAGACTTAAATACATTAGAAGCTGTTTTATTTACCAGGGCATTAGCTAAAATCAATCCGCAGGATTATGCGAATGAACGCGTGGTGGTAAAGGGGTGCGGCGAAATTGATGTACCGGTGGCTGCTTATGTAGAGGTTACCAATCTGCTTACCCCGGTAGTTAAAAGCATCATGTTTGGCGAGCCCTGCTCTACTGTTCCAGTATATAAAAGAAAAGATTAA
- a CDS encoding DUF3108 domain-containing protein: MKKLFITVTVGLCSLFTMAQELPLKKEAVFQEGEVLQYKLRYGFITAAEATIKVTNSDLKFDNKPTYKLTVDAQTSGTFDVFYKIRDHYDSYIDKTDLLPYFYQENIREASYRRQDKARFNQDGKKVVSNRGTFTTPTNQTFDLVSAYYFARSLDMGRIKVGDKFKLNYFLGDEISALEVEYVGKETVKSKLGNIRCLKFSPSIKPGRIFKKDSRLYLWVTDDGNRVPVKAQVEILVGAVTMELKSANGLKYALAKE; encoded by the coding sequence ATGAAAAAATTATTTATAACGGTTACGGTAGGCTTATGCAGTCTCTTCACAATGGCTCAGGAACTTCCCCTGAAGAAAGAAGCTGTATTTCAGGAAGGCGAAGTTTTGCAATATAAACTAAGGTACGGGTTTATCACAGCGGCAGAAGCTACTATTAAGGTAACTAATTCTGATTTAAAGTTTGATAACAAACCTACCTACAAGCTTACCGTTGATGCGCAGACCTCCGGAACTTTTGATGTTTTTTATAAGATAAGAGATCATTATGATTCATACATAGATAAAACAGATCTTTTACCTTATTTCTACCAGGAGAATATCCGTGAGGCCAGTTACAGACGCCAGGATAAGGCACGTTTTAATCAGGATGGAAAGAAAGTAGTTTCGAACAGGGGAACGTTTACCACGCCAACAAATCAGACTTTCGATCTGGTTTCGGCTTATTACTTTGCCCGGAGCCTCGATATGGGCAGAATCAAAGTTGGAGATAAGTTTAAACTGAACTATTTTTTGGGTGATGAAATTTCGGCGCTTGAGGTAGAGTACGTAGGCAAAGAAACGGTTAAGAGTAAACTGGGTAATATCCGTTGTTTGAAATTTAGCCCGTCAATTAAGCCTGGCCGTATTTTTAAAAAGGATAGCCGTTTATACCTTTGGGTAACCGATGATGGAAACCGGGTACCTGTAAAGGCGCAGGTTGAAATATTGGTGGGTGCAGTTACGATGGAATTAAAATCGGCCAATGGGCTGAAATATGCTTTAGCAAAAGAATAA
- a CDS encoding DUF6427 family protein: MINQFRKLNPINLVFLLAYTFFLRIAIFQETHDKLNFDFLEPFARLLINIDLDNVFTPYSNIFIAALLVYVQALIFNRIVNNHNLLAKPSFLPGLMFITGTSLFMPFMILSPALLCNFLLIWIIDKFLKLGKSANSITTVFDIGMIIAVGTLIYFPFMTMLMMIFLALLLFRSFNWREWVAGLIGFITVFFFLAVFYYWNDNLSSFYQIWKPLGNKFPSVFKINYNDYLVLIPVTVIIILASLQLRENFFRSFISTRKSFQLLFFMFIVSAASFYLKPDFRTWHFLLCVPPGSVLLAYYFSNAKKRWFYETLFVLFVLSIQYFLFV; encoded by the coding sequence ATGATTAATCAGTTTAGAAAGCTAAATCCAATTAACCTCGTATTCTTGCTGGCATACACGTTCTTTTTGCGTATTGCCATTTTTCAGGAAACGCATGATAAGCTGAACTTTGATTTTTTAGAACCTTTTGCCCGGTTGCTGATCAATATTGATTTAGATAATGTCTTTACCCCATATTCCAATATTTTTATTGCGGCACTTTTGGTTTATGTGCAGGCATTAATTTTCAACCGGATTGTAAATAATCATAATTTATTGGCCAAACCCAGTTTCCTGCCAGGCCTGATGTTTATCACAGGAACAAGCTTATTTATGCCTTTTATGATCCTAAGTCCGGCATTGTTATGCAACTTTCTGCTGATCTGGATTATAGATAAGTTTTTAAAACTGGGTAAGAGTGCGAATTCCATTACCACTGTTTTCGATATCGGGATGATTATTGCAGTTGGGACACTCATTTACTTTCCGTTTATGACCATGTTAATGATGATCTTTTTAGCACTGTTGCTTTTTAGGTCATTTAACTGGCGCGAATGGGTGGCAGGCTTAATTGGTTTTATCACCGTTTTCTTTTTTTTGGCCGTATTTTATTACTGGAATGATAATCTAAGCTCCTTTTATCAGATATGGAAGCCATTGGGTAATAAGTTTCCTTCGGTGTTTAAAATCAATTATAACGATTATTTGGTGCTTATCCCGGTTACAGTAATTATCATACTGGCATCACTACAGCTACGTGAAAATTTCTTCAGGAGTTTTATCAGCACCCGGAAAAGTTTTCAGTTGTTATTTTTCATGTTTATTGTTTCAGCAGCTAGTTTTTACCTGAAACCGGATTTCAGGACCTGGCATTTTTTGCTTTGTGTACCACCGGGATCGGTACTGTTGGCTTACTATTTTAGTAATGCCAAAAAGCGTTGGTTTTATGAAACATTGTTCGTTTTATTTGTGCTTTCAATACAGTATTTTCTGTTTGTTTAA
- a CDS encoding glycosyltransferase family protein codes for MKILYAIQGTGNGHISRAREIIPLLQKYGELDILVSGTQADVKLSQPVKYQLHGFSFIFGKKGGVDHFKTWLNMNLFRFRKDMKQLPLKDYNLIVNDFEPVSAWACKLQGIECVSLSHQAAFKSKKVPRPRTLDWGKLILSRYAPTKYHIGFHFDRYDSFIHTPVIRAEIRNLKSENLGHYTVYLPAIDDKRLVKLFTQLPEVTWQVFSKHSKVAYQEGNVFVEPVNNEKFNKSLATCEGLFTGGGFEGPAEALYLKKKLLVAPMRFQFEQQCNAYALKQFGLPVIWGSTRNWLPIVKNWVENPQKHEFNFPDETAQIIDDMVKKYARV; via the coding sequence ATGAAGATACTTTACGCAATACAGGGAACAGGTAATGGTCATATCAGCAGAGCCAGGGAAATTATTCCCTTGCTTCAAAAATATGGCGAACTGGATATTTTAGTGAGTGGTACCCAGGCTGATGTGAAACTCAGTCAGCCCGTAAAATACCAATTACATGGTTTCAGTTTTATCTTTGGAAAAAAAGGTGGTGTAGACCATTTTAAAACCTGGCTGAACATGAATCTTTTTCGTTTCAGGAAAGATATGAAGCAGCTGCCACTTAAAGATTATAATCTGATCGTTAACGATTTTGAGCCCGTGAGTGCCTGGGCCTGTAAACTGCAGGGTATCGAATGTGTCTCTTTAAGCCATCAGGCTGCATTTAAATCTAAAAAGGTACCACGCCCGAGAACTTTAGACTGGGGCAAGCTTATTTTGAGCCGCTATGCACCTACCAAATACCACATTGGCTTTCATTTCGATCGCTACGATAGTTTTATTCATACTCCGGTCATCAGGGCAGAGATCCGAAATCTGAAAAGTGAAAATTTAGGGCATTATACGGTCTATCTTCCAGCCATTGATGATAAACGCCTGGTGAAGCTTTTTACACAACTCCCTGAAGTTACCTGGCAGGTTTTTTCTAAACACAGCAAAGTTGCCTATCAGGAAGGGAATGTTTTTGTAGAGCCGGTTAATAACGAGAAATTTAATAAAAGTTTGGCCACCTGCGAGGGGCTATTTACCGGTGGGGGCTTTGAGGGCCCGGCAGAAGCACTTTATTTGAAGAAAAAATTATTGGTGGCCCCTATGCGTTTCCAGTTTGAACAGCAATGTAATGCTTATGCTTTAAAGCAGTTCGGTTTACCAGTAATTTGGGGAAGTACCAGAAACTGGTTGCCGATTGTTAAAAACTGGGTAGAAAATCCTCAAAAGCACGAATTTAATTTTCCTGATGAAACCGCGCAGATCATTGATGATATGGTGAAGAAATACGCGAGGGTTTAA
- the rfbB gene encoding dTDP-glucose 4,6-dehydratase: MKKILITGGAGFIGSHVVRRFVNNYPQYEIVNLDKLTYAGNLANLTDIENKPNYRFVREDIADATAIFDLFKAENFDAVIHLAAESHVDRSISDPTAFVITNVIGTVNLLNAAREYWKGDYDKKRFYHVSTDEVYGALGEEGMFTETTAYDPHSPYSASKASSDHFVRAYHDTYGIDCVISNCSNNYGSHHFPEKLIPLAINNIKNNKPVPVYGKGENVRDWLWVEDHARAIDVIFHNSKTGDTYNIGGHNEWKNIDLINLLCTIMDQKLGRETGESAKLITYVTDRAGHDLRYAIDSTKLQNQLDWVPSLQFEEGLAKTVDWYLQNEDWLNNVTSGNYQSYYEQQYSSK; this comes from the coding sequence GTGAAGAAAATCTTAATTACTGGTGGTGCGGGCTTTATTGGCTCTCATGTAGTTCGCCGTTTTGTTAATAACTATCCTCAATACGAAATTGTCAATTTAGACAAACTTACTTACGCAGGTAATCTGGCTAACTTAACCGATATTGAAAATAAGCCGAATTATAGATTTGTAAGGGAAGATATTGCGGATGCTACTGCAATATTCGATTTGTTTAAAGCCGAAAACTTTGATGCCGTAATTCACCTTGCAGCAGAAAGTCATGTAGACCGTTCTATTTCAGATCCAACAGCTTTTGTAATTACTAATGTGATTGGGACTGTAAATTTATTAAATGCTGCCCGTGAATACTGGAAAGGTGATTATGATAAAAAACGTTTTTACCATGTAAGTACGGATGAGGTTTATGGTGCTTTAGGTGAGGAAGGTATGTTTACCGAAACTACCGCCTACGATCCGCATAGCCCATATTCAGCATCAAAAGCGAGCTCAGATCATTTTGTAAGAGCATATCATGATACTTATGGCATAGACTGCGTAATTTCTAATTGTTCTAACAACTATGGGTCTCATCATTTTCCGGAGAAGCTGATTCCATTAGCCATCAACAATATTAAAAATAACAAACCTGTACCTGTTTATGGTAAAGGTGAAAACGTGCGCGACTGGTTATGGGTTGAAGATCATGCCCGGGCAATTGATGTAATTTTCCACAATTCGAAAACCGGGGATACCTACAATATTGGCGGACATAACGAGTGGAAAAATATTGATCTGATTAATTTGCTTTGTACGATTATGGATCAGAAACTTGGTCGCGAAACCGGAGAATCAGCTAAATTAATTACTTATGTTACCGATCGTGCCGGTCATGATTTGCGTTATGCCATTGATTCGACTAAACTGCAAAATCAATTAGATTGGGTGCCGAGCTTACAGTTTGAAGAGGGATTGGCCAAAACAGTAGACTGGTACCTTCAAAACGAAGACTGGTTAAACAATGTTACTTCTGGTAATTATCAATCTTATTACGAACAACAGTACAGCAGTAAATAA
- a CDS encoding SurA N-terminal domain-containing protein, which translates to MGLMTFLRNRAGYILVFAIGFAIVAFLVGDAINVGKPFWSANQKVVGSIDGNDINIDEFGPKVDQGVNQMKQQYGGSANAQMTAMAVDQAWNAELAKVLLTKEYDRLGLTVSEDELLDLLQGQNPSPLIKQYFSNPQTGQLDRATLMNFLKSKEPQALQQSTMLQEEIKNQALQTKYSNLIRNSVYVTSLEATDEYNNRNKLANFKYVSLDYASIPDQSVKLTDADYSEYYEQNKARFNNPQETRAFEYVTFSISPNKADSLAIKAQVDKIATDFQVAKNDSLFAAINSDVKVPFTYITKGKLDPAVDSAVFALPAGSFYGPKLSGNSYKIVKVVASRISPDSVKASHILIDPAKVGGEDKAIKLADSLKGLILKGGNFAELAKNYSVDGSKDKGGELGTFARGAMVPEFENAAFDGKAGDIKVVKSQFGYHILKIEKQIGSSKVVKLAYVEKALAASSKTQAAAYKAASSFLTDVKGNDFSKFAAQKGLKVAVADKVAATQGFAAGLDNPRKLIQDAYAADKGDVLPEIYTMSNAYVIARLTNISPKGILSLADVKKEIEPMVVNAVKAKQLKEKLANVGKGSIDQIAAKVARPVNPVQNVVFANPVIPGVAQENTLVGSVFGSQPGKVSAPVQGERGVYVFTVDGFTNPAPIANMFKQKESMLLSLGQRSLGAAFQALQENAKIKDNRVKFY; encoded by the coding sequence ATGGGATTAATGACATTTTTGCGCAACCGTGCAGGCTATATTCTGGTCTTTGCAATCGGTTTTGCAATTGTTGCGTTTTTAGTAGGTGATGCAATTAACGTGGGTAAACCTTTTTGGTCGGCAAATCAAAAAGTTGTAGGGTCTATAGATGGTAACGACATCAATATTGATGAGTTCGGACCAAAGGTTGATCAGGGTGTAAACCAGATGAAACAACAATATGGTGGTAGTGCCAATGCACAGATGACCGCTATGGCTGTTGATCAGGCATGGAATGCAGAGTTGGCAAAAGTTTTGTTAACTAAAGAATATGATCGTTTAGGTTTAACCGTATCAGAAGATGAGTTGTTGGATTTATTACAAGGCCAAAATCCCAGTCCGCTGATTAAACAGTATTTTTCCAATCCTCAAACCGGACAGTTAGACCGTGCTACCCTGATGAATTTTTTGAAATCGAAAGAACCTCAGGCTTTGCAACAATCTACCATGTTACAGGAGGAGATTAAAAACCAGGCATTACAAACCAAATATTCTAACTTAATCCGTAACTCGGTTTATGTAACTTCATTAGAAGCTACAGATGAGTATAACAACCGTAACAAACTGGCTAACTTTAAATATGTAAGCTTGGATTATGCTTCAATTCCTGATCAGTCAGTTAAATTAACTGATGCTGATTATTCTGAATATTATGAGCAGAACAAAGCGCGTTTCAACAATCCGCAGGAAACACGTGCTTTTGAGTATGTTACTTTCAGCATCAGCCCAAATAAAGCAGATTCTTTGGCAATCAAAGCTCAGGTAGATAAAATTGCCACTGATTTCCAGGTGGCTAAAAACGATTCACTTTTCGCAGCGATTAATTCAGATGTAAAAGTTCCCTTCACTTATATTACAAAAGGTAAATTAGATCCGGCTGTTGATTCGGCAGTATTTGCTTTACCTGCAGGCAGTTTCTATGGGCCGAAATTAAGCGGTAACTCATACAAAATTGTGAAAGTAGTTGCTAGCCGTATCTCTCCTGATTCGGTAAAAGCAAGCCACATCTTAATCGATCCGGCTAAAGTTGGCGGCGAAGATAAAGCGATCAAACTTGCTGACTCATTAAAAGGATTGATTTTAAAAGGAGGCAATTTTGCTGAACTGGCTAAAAACTACAGTGTAGATGGTTCTAAAGATAAAGGTGGTGAGTTGGGTACTTTCGCACGTGGTGCAATGGTTCCTGAATTTGAAAATGCCGCTTTTGATGGTAAAGCAGGAGATATTAAAGTCGTAAAATCTCAATTCGGTTACCATATTCTTAAAATCGAAAAACAAATCGGTTCTTCTAAAGTAGTTAAACTGGCTTATGTAGAAAAAGCATTGGCAGCGAGTAGCAAAACCCAGGCAGCTGCTTATAAAGCTGCGAGCAGTTTCTTAACGGATGTAAAAGGTAACGATTTCAGTAAATTTGCAGCCCAAAAAGGATTAAAAGTAGCTGTAGCTGATAAGGTAGCGGCAACACAAGGATTTGCTGCAGGGTTAGATAACCCACGTAAACTAATCCAGGATGCTTATGCAGCCGATAAAGGTGATGTTTTACCTGAAATTTATACCATGAGCAACGCTTACGTAATAGCACGCTTAACCAACATCAGCCCGAAAGGTATTCTATCATTAGCTGATGTGAAGAAAGAAATCGAACCGATGGTAGTCAACGCGGTTAAAGCAAAACAATTGAAAGAAAAATTAGCCAATGTAGGTAAGGGAAGTATCGATCAGATTGCTGCTAAAGTTGCCCGCCCGGTTAATCCGGTACAGAACGTAGTATTTGCTAACCCTGTAATTCCAGGTGTTGCCCAGGAAAATACATTGGTGGGTAGCGTATTCGGTTCACAGCCAGGTAAAGTATCTGCTCCTGTTCAGGGCGAGCGTGGTGTATATGTATTTACCGTTGATGGATTTACAAACCCTGCGCCAATTGCAAATATGTTTAAACAAAAAGAAAGCATGTTGTTAAGTTTAGGTCAGCGTTCATTGGGAGCGGCTTTCCAGGCTTTACAGGAAAATGCCAAGATAAAAGACAATCGTGTGAAATTCTATTAA
- a CDS encoding type III pantothenate kinase — MRRLSIDIGNSAVKVGVFANKEIVHHQRFNKIGILDLAQLIEKFSPAKSIISSVNQEIGPLEVFLKKHTEYIRFSTLLTTGVQNRYKTPVTLGLDRWAAILGANGLHPANASLVVDAGTCITYDVLTSSKEYFGGSISPGIKMRFRAVHEFTGRLPLVEWDANEDIVEGTDTQSAIRNGVLQGIINEIEGFIALNNKKESALKVIITGGDANFLYKQLQNSIFAPQIIKDPYLVLKGLNEAIAD; from the coding sequence ATGCGTAGGCTAAGCATTGATATTGGAAATTCTGCTGTTAAGGTTGGTGTTTTTGCAAATAAAGAAATTGTTCACCATCAGCGTTTCAATAAAATTGGAATACTTGATCTGGCTCAATTGATTGAGAAGTTTTCGCCGGCGAAATCTATCATCAGTAGTGTTAACCAGGAAATCGGACCGTTAGAAGTATTTTTAAAAAAGCATACTGAATATATCCGTTTTTCAACGCTATTGACGACTGGAGTACAAAATAGATATAAAACGCCGGTTACTTTGGGATTAGATAGGTGGGCGGCTATTTTGGGCGCAAATGGTTTGCATCCGGCAAATGCAAGTTTGGTGGTTGATGCCGGTACCTGTATTACTTATGATGTTTTAACCAGTTCTAAGGAATATTTTGGCGGTAGCATAAGTCCGGGCATTAAAATGCGGTTCAGGGCTGTACATGAATTTACGGGCCGTTTGCCTTTGGTAGAGTGGGATGCAAATGAAGATATTGTGGAAGGTACTGATACACAATCAGCAATCAGGAATGGCGTTTTACAGGGAATAATAAACGAAATTGAAGGCTTTATCGCCCTAAATAATAAAAAAGAAAGTGCTCTGAAGGTAATTATAACAGGGGGAGATGCTAATTTTTTGTATAAACAATTACAAAACAGCATCTTTGCGCCTCAAATTATAAAAGATCCTTACTTAGTATTAAAAGGATTAAATGAAGCTATTGCAGATTAA
- a CDS encoding DUF3109 family protein, producing MIEVEQVLVHEDILKENFVCNLSKCKGICCVEGDSGAPLDHDEKAVLEEIYPKIKHLLNEKGIKAIEEQGVYVVDEDGDLTTPCVDKNKECAYVLFEGGITKCAIEKAYEQGIVDWQKPISCHLYPIRITKYPEFEVLNYDRWHICHDACTFGRELKVPVYSFLKGPLIRKYGEDWYKELESSVAAM from the coding sequence ATGATAGAAGTTGAACAGGTGCTGGTGCACGAAGATATATTGAAGGAAAACTTTGTTTGTAATTTGAGCAAATGTAAAGGTATCTGCTGTGTGGAAGGTGATTCCGGTGCACCTTTGGATCATGATGAAAAGGCCGTTTTGGAAGAGATTTATCCGAAAATAAAACACCTGCTCAACGAAAAGGGTATTAAAGCGATTGAAGAACAAGGTGTTTATGTTGTTGATGAAGATGGCGATTTAACTACCCCATGTGTAGATAAAAATAAAGAATGTGCTTATGTGCTTTTTGAAGGCGGCATTACCAAATGCGCCATCGAAAAAGCATACGAGCAGGGTATAGTAGACTGGCAAAAACCGATTTCCTGCCACCTGTATCCTATCCGGATAACCAAATATCCGGAATTTGAGGTACTCAATTACGATCGCTGGCATATTTGCCATGATGCCTGTACCTTTGGTCGCGAACTTAAGGTTCCGGTATATAGTTTTTTAAAGGGACCACTGATCCGTAAATATGGGGAAGATTGGTATAAGGAATTAGAAAGTTCGGTGGCGGCAATGTAA
- the rfbD gene encoding dTDP-4-dehydrorhamnose reductase: MSKILVIGAGGQLGQCLKVVAERRGITEIVFPAEQDANILNESGLNDLLAKEQPGFVINCAAYTAVDKAEDEVDLAKSINETGAAYLASACLANGATLVHVSTDFVFEGNEVKLLKEDDEAKPISVYGVTKLDGELAVQAKLSAHFIIRTSWLYSEYANNFVKTMLKLGAERDELNIIADQVGTPTYAIDLANAIFDIILSSSTAYGVYHFSNEGVTSWFDFAKAIFDISETRVKVNPIPGSAYPTKASRPAFSVMDKTKTKETFNIEIPYWRDSLVECIKQINK; this comes from the coding sequence ATGAGTAAGATATTAGTAATTGGCGCTGGTGGGCAGTTAGGCCAGTGTTTAAAGGTTGTAGCTGAGCGAAGAGGAATCACGGAAATTGTTTTTCCTGCAGAACAGGATGCCAACATTCTAAATGAAAGTGGTTTGAATGACCTTTTGGCGAAAGAGCAACCAGGCTTTGTAATCAATTGTGCAGCATATACTGCTGTTGATAAAGCAGAAGACGAAGTTGATCTTGCTAAATCCATTAACGAAACTGGTGCCGCCTATCTGGCTTCTGCCTGCCTGGCAAACGGTGCTACATTAGTTCATGTTTCTACAGATTTCGTTTTCGAAGGTAATGAAGTGAAATTATTAAAGGAAGATGATGAAGCAAAACCTATTAGTGTTTATGGCGTAACCAAACTGGATGGCGAACTGGCGGTACAAGCTAAATTGTCAGCTCATTTTATCATCCGCACCAGCTGGTTGTATTCTGAATACGCCAATAACTTTGTAAAAACCATGCTTAAACTTGGTGCAGAGCGTGATGAACTAAATATTATTGCAGACCAGGTGGGAACACCAACCTATGCTATTGATCTTGCAAATGCAATTTTTGACATTATTCTTTCTTCATCAACTGCTTATGGGGTATATCATTTCAGCAATGAAGGGGTAACCTCCTGGTTCGATTTTGCAAAAGCTATTTTTGACATTAGCGAAACCAGGGTTAAAGTAAATCCTATTCCAGGTTCTGCTTACCCAACCAAAGCTTCACGCCCGGCATTTTCGGTGATGGATAAAACCAAAACTAAAGAAACTTTTAATATCGAAATCCCTTATTGGAGAGATAGTTTGGTAGAGTGTATAAAACAAATTAATAAATAG
- the rfbC gene encoding dTDP-4-dehydrorhamnose 3,5-epimerase, whose protein sequence is MEIEQTGLKDCLIIKPRVFEDPRGYFFESFNQNTFEDKTGLSGRFVQDNQSYSSYGVIRGLHAQTGEFAQAKLVRVTKGEVLDVAVDVRPGSPTYGKHIAVRLSAENKLQLYIPRGFVHGFSVLSETAEFLYKCDNFFNKASETGVIYNDSDLNIDWLIPEEDQAVSDKDLLLKPFAELQHI, encoded by the coding sequence ATGGAAATTGAACAAACAGGATTAAAAGACTGTCTGATTATCAAACCAAGGGTATTTGAAGATCCGAGAGGATATTTTTTCGAAAGTTTCAATCAAAATACCTTTGAAGATAAAACTGGTTTATCAGGAAGATTTGTTCAGGATAACCAATCCTATTCTTCTTATGGGGTCATCCGTGGTTTACATGCACAAACCGGTGAATTTGCCCAGGCCAAACTCGTAAGGGTAACCAAAGGAGAAGTGCTGGATGTTGCGGTAGATGTACGCCCAGGTTCGCCAACATACGGAAAACACATTGCCGTACGCCTGAGTGCTGAAAATAAATTGCAATTGTATATTCCAAGAGGGTTTGTACATGGTTTTTCTGTTTTAAGTGAAACCGCAGAATTTTTATATAAATGTGATAACTTTTTCAATAAGGCATCAGAAACAGGAGTGATCTATAACGATTCGGATCTGAATATCGATTGGTTAATCCCTGAAGAAGATCAGGCCGTTTCTGATAAAGATTTACTTTTAAAACCATTTGCCGAACTACAGCATATATGA